The window TTTTCATAAGGTTGTGGGCATGGAATAGGACACAAGATACAAGAAACTCTTAATACTTATCATATGAATATTTCAGAATTTTCAGCTTCTGAATAACTGTAAGCCAAATGTAGCTTATTTTGTGTCATTAGAGCCTTCTTTAAAATCTCATTTAATGTGatggatatatttacaacaatgaacaacaaaaaaaaagagtagctgctgaggctgcttatataaccaaacacctcgtgggatttAGTTTCTCGTTTtggaggtcatggtttcatgggaccagttaattggcctaataacatgtttagtgcttctgttctactttctAGTTCGTTAGTAGtacctggggttttaaaagcctgcaagcgACCATCCAAggaacaacaattggtctctattcacctcgagcaacagaggaagaaggagagtcatgagtaggaggaggaaatgaatgtgtggctagttgcctccatgaataactgtctcctttgccatgagaccagaactggattgtgcccagctaccattactgaacatgttaatcaaagattctgtaggagaatcctgatcaaaagagggagaATGCAGAccagattttcaaattctcatggactccagagtttctggagccatggacggtggatgaacccttgaaactattgccttgagataatcttaaaccttaaaccaaaaacaccccctgaagtcttcttaaaccaaacaatagtttagctcaactagtaaaggatgtctgccttgagcattatgctcttttaaaacctatataggatcaaattgacaacagcaacttgaaagattagagaggaacctttgggggcagtgagttcatgttaatagaggaggaacaactcagaaaaagagcttgagaatggttgcacaactcaaatgtAATCAgcatcactgagttgtacatacAGAAATTGTTGATTTGGCGAatgttctgtgtatattctcaacaacaaaatattttttttaatttcatttaaaaaagcaTTCCTTTATGAAGTGCTATATAAATACATCACTGTAACTACTTCATTTAGGTTTTAAATAGGTCTGTAAACTTAGATTCAGTTACTAAAGTGGGAGTATTGGGGATGGGGGAAGGGCATAATTTGTAATAAAGTACATGGCTAAATCAATTACAAAGGAAAGGCCCTCTTACCTGTTCAAGCATATGAATCATGTGTGTTCAAAATTCAGTATCTATATACAGTGTTTCAAAGTAAATATAAATTCTTCATATTTGATAAACTGGAGCATGTAATGGTTGATTTGTAGTTTGTTTTAACGTTTAGTAACCACTaacattatttttcaaatatgtgATTTGAAGGCAGGAAAATGGCATTATCCTATTACTAATTTTGAGTTTTGGATCATAGGTTTTGTCGGCTGCAGCAGCAGCTGGTGTATCTGTAGCTTTTGGGGCACCTATTGGCGGAGTATTATTCAGCCTAGAAGAGGTAACTACTTTTAACTGTCTGTTGAGCATGTGCATGCTTTTGTGTTGGGAATTTTGGCCAAGATCTACATATGTACATCACCATCCCTAAGTGCTGTGCCCAACTCACTGCTTAACCATGTGACTCTAGAAGTCTATGCAAAGTGTTCATCCTCAGTACTCTAATTTCCTCAGCACAAACTTTTCACccaaaacaatttctgtatatTGACTGAGTTTGCTTTCTCACCTTCTCTCTTATAGGTCAGCTACTATTTTCCCCTAAAAACACTGTGGCGTTCTTTCTTTGCTGCCTTGGTGGCAGCATTTACTCTACGTTCCATCAATCCATTTGGGAACAGCCGCCTGGTTCTATTTTATGTGGAATTTCACACCCCATGGCATCTCTTTGAGCTTGTGCCATTCATTCTGCTGGGCATATTTGGTGGTCTCTGGGGAGCTTTGTTTATTCGCACAAACATTGCCTGGTGTCGGAAGCGTAAGACCACCCAGTTGGGCAAGTATCCTGTCATAGAGGTACTCACTGTGACAGCCATCACTGCCATCCTGGCTTTCCCCAATGAATATACCCGTATGAGCACGAGTGAGCTCATCTCGGAGCTATTTAATGATTGTGGCCTACTGGACTCCTCCAAGCTCTGTGATTATGAGAACCGTTTCAACACAAGCAAGGGGGGTGAACTGCCTGACAGACCTGCTGGCCTGGGAGTCTACAGTGCATTGTGGCAGCTGGCTTTGACACTCATACTGAAAATTGTCATTACTGTATTTACCTTTGGCATGAAGGTAAGGAGATTCTTTGGGTACTTAGTGGATGCATGTGTGGCTGTGGGTGTTGGAGGGCAAAACCAAGGTATCATATAATCCTGATCACTCATGGAGCTTTCAACTTCGCCAGACATCATCCTCCCATCCCCAATAGCCTTTTTTATCCCCACATGTTTTCATAACTTCCTAGTCAATTGTACCTCTACCTCAAATTTTTCAAACCAAGTTTTAGGCCAAATGCAAACCTCAGTGAGAGATTTTTAGGTAGAAATGTTTTCTCCCTTTCTGAGGAAAACCTATTTTTGCCCCTCAAAAAGAATGGTGTGGTATTTATTCCGGTACCTTTCATATTAAAACAATATCTGACCAACACAGTATTGGTCTTTATAGAGTGGCTTTAGAGTTTACCAAAATAGCAAAATATTAGGTTGAACCAAATGAAGTTGCTGATACTCAACCACTTTGACTACTAAAATAGCAGTTGTATATGGTTCAACCTCATATGGCAAAGAGTATATTTTACATTTGGCATTAATGCTCAGTTATCAAGTACTGAGCATCCATTTCACAGGTGATCCTAAATTAGTATTTAAACTATCAACAGCAGACATCAGGCCAGCATGTTTTATTTTAAGCACCAGTTACTACTTCTGTATTTCAAAAGAAACCAGAAAGGAAAATTTGTTAAGgtatttcctcctctttcctaggttttttttttttctttaacacccCACTACCAAGTTACTTCACTGTATTCTCTAGAGAAACTGAGATTCAAGCCagaaaatgagaaacagaaactcagtttagGCAATAGTATAATCTTTGAGAGATGATTCATGCATCCCCTCAGCACAGGGGATAGATGGAGATCTTGAAAAGTTTTGCGGTGCTTCTGGACTTCAAATTTTCACCTTCATTCTTTTGTTTAGAGTGAATTTGCAGACCATCAAACCCACATAGATGCAGATGTATTCCAAAATCAAACACAGTCTATTTTTAATCAGTCTGCTGTTTGATTATCCTTCATTGTATTCGTATCCTAGGAGTCAAGAAAAAGGGCAGGCAAGTAAATGAGGTTTCCTCTTTTGGATAGCCATGCAACCACAGTCACtatctcattttaaaattttaattctttAGTCTTTCTTTATATTGTTATAAAATAAACTGAAACTTCATGTGCCATTCTTTTCTGTGTGAGCAGTGAGTTAAGATTTAACATGAGGGTAGTTACGAGCATCACATTTAAGTTCCAGTACCAGCATTTACTAAATCTTGACCTTGAGTtagttacttaatttctctgaacCTTAGGTTCTTAGGTTCTTTGTGATTTGGGAATAATAAACCTCCTAGGGTTGTAAAGAACTGATGGAATCTTGCATACTTTTATCGAGCACAGAACATGGTATATAATCAATAAAGGGTAGTTGTTGTTGATAAGAGTTCAGAATTAGGGGAAATGTCTGCATATATGAGAAACtccatttgttttcctttttctttgggAAAGGCTTAATTTCTGCCTCCAGTTCTGTGTTGGTCTGGAGAATTCAGGCTCTTGCCTGATGGATTCCGAATCAGGGTAAGCTTCTTTGCAGTTGTACTTGCCTGCACATCCCAGAGAACCTCTAGACCCTATAGTGTTACACAAATCTTTACAGCTACTTGCTAGCATGGTGTGTAGTTAAATTGTCATTTGCCTGTTTGCTTCGTAGAGGGTCAGTGCTATAGTCCTTACCACATGCCAAACAGTCACATCATTTCTCAACCATATATTGCTTTCTCTTTGCAGATCCCTTCTGGCCTCTTTATACCTAGCATGGCTGTTGGTGCTATAGCAGGCCGACTTTTAGGAGTAGGAATGGAACAACTGGCTTATTACCACCATGACTGGGCCATTTTCAATAGCTGGTGTAGTCAAGGAGCTGATTGTATCACACCCGGCCTTTATGCAATGGTTGGGGCTGCAGCATGCTTAGGTAAGTGTTTAAATTGATATCAAAGAAGTTGCTACCCAGGTGACATAAAGAGGAGTGATATTAAACATAATTGGctgcagattttttttaatgacgaTCAGTTTTCTTTTGGATTTGCCATTTTTCAagtcctttaagaaaaaaaaaattatttctatatatctattttttttatatatctgcatggaaaccctggtggtgtagtggttaagtgctgcggcactgggttctgggtatatAGCTGCAGTCCTCCCCTTTGAGAGTAATCCTACTGTCTCATACTGAGGAAGTAATCAGAATTTGGATAAAGATATTTGTACAGGAATGCTCATCACAGTATTACTTATAATAGTGAAAATTTGGAATtaacacaaagaccagacttactggtccaacagagactggagaaaccctgagagtatggccctggacacccttatagctcagtaatgaagtcattcctgagattcacccttcagccaaagattagacaggcccataaaacaaaacgaaactaaaggggcacaccagcccaggggcaaggacaggaaggcaggagggaacaggaaagctggtgattgggaacccaaggttgagaaggggatagtgttgacatgtcatggggttggcaaccaatgtcacgaaacaatatgtgtattaattgttcaatgagaaactagtttgctccatacaccttcatctaaagtacaaaagaagaaaaattttaaaagaaattggaATTAACCTAAATGTGCACAGGAagggactggttaaataaattatggtacatccataTGATGATATGAAGTCATTAAATATGTTGATATATTTAATCTTTAAATATGATGTTAAATAAATTTGTAACAATATGGGAAATGTTCCTAATATAAAGTGGGAGGAAAAGCATAGTATGGAATTAAACATATGATTTCACCTATATaaaagtatacatttttgtatagaaaaaatttgaagaaaatatttcaagatgTTTATTGTGCTTATTTATAGGCAGTGAACTTATGgacaattattttcttttatatactTTTTGAATTTTCCACAATGGGtgtatattacttttataattagaaaaaaagaagattcAAAAAAGTATGTTGTATTTTCCTAATGAGTAGGGAATACttggggaatctcagatatacaATTGGCAAAAGGGCACAGAAAGCTCTGGAATGGCATAGAAATTGTTGTTAgaaattttcactgttttttataTACCTCCcttctatttgtttgtttttttccttttaaagaggTCAGAGCTTTTCTAAACAGTTTGACCAATGCAGACTTAATTCAACATTTTACCTCATAGGAACAACTGGAGTAATTTGTGCTTTgtgttcatatttttaaaagttcttccaCAAAATTAATAGTTATTTTTAAGAGTACATTTGTTAAACTGGTGAATCCCCAGGGTAACCCAGGAAACTAAAATGCTTTTGAGAAATAGATATTCTTGGCCTGAATGTCTACCtgtttatattaattatatttacGGGGAAATGTCTACTCTTCACCAGTCACAATGGCTTAAATGTGCACATTTATTTAGTGAATTTTTGTATTATCACCTAGAGAatagttttatattttcttaaatgttaaagataatttgaagaaaaaagaaagtaacttGTAGTTTGGTAGATACTGTTTTGAGAAATCTGAATTGTGTACACTGTAACCTTTAATGCAATTGCTAGGGTCTGTGTGGTTATAGGTTAGACCCCATTATAGCAATTTTGCTGATAAGTAAGCTTTTCTGGATGGGACGAGTGACAGGCCTGTAATTGTAATGAATACGGTATTTTGCCTGCCTTCAATAACCTGTTTCTGTTGCTTTGCAGGTGGAGTGACTCGTATGACTGTCTCTCTTGTTGTCATAATGTTTGAACTAACTGGTGGCTTGGAATACATTGTGCCTCTAATGGCTGCAGCCATGACAAGCAAGTGGGTGGCAGATGCTCTTGGGCGGGAGGGCATCTATGATGCCCACATCCGTCTCAATGGATACCCCTTTCTTGAAGCCAAAGAAGAGTTTGCTCATAAGACACTGGCAATGGATGTGATGAAACCCCGGAGAAATGATCCTCTGTTGACTGCCCTTACTCAGGACAGTATGACTGTAGAGGATGTAGAGACCATAATCAATGAAACAACTTACAGTGGCTTTCCAGTGGTAGTGTCCCGGGAGTCCCAAAGACTTGTGGGTTTTGTTCTCCGAAGAGATCTCATTATTTCAATTGGTAAGGATTTCAGAAAGGGGATAATGGAATCCACTatggaaataaataaatgtgcatgaaacaggggaagacagagggaagagggaagTGGTTGGGGCCAGAAAGCTTCAACTTTTTTTCTCTCCCACTTTTCGAATAGAAAACGCTCGAAAAAAACAGGATGGGATTGTGAGCACTTCCATcatttatttcactgagcattcTCCTCCAATGCCACCATACACTCCACCCACCCTGAAGCTTCGGAACATACTGGATCTCAGCCCCTTCACTGTGACGGATCTTACGCCCATGGAGATTGTAGTGGATATCTTCCGTAAGCTGGGTCTGCGTCAGTGCCTGGTTACACACAATGGGTGAGAACTCTTTGGTGGAGACAAATTGAATTGGGAGAGAAAACAGGATGTAGAGACATAAAGGAAGAAGGAGAACCCAATTCAAATGAACATTAGTAGCACTTATAGGCCTtttgaggagccctagtggtacagtggtacagtggttaagggatccactgctaactaaaaggttctaacccactagccactctgtgggagaaagaggtggcactctgcttctgtaaagattacagctttgggaaccctatgggacagttctactctgtcctacagggtcactgtgaaccagaattgactcagcggcaatgggtttggtttggttcataGGCCTTTTGTAGCTTTCAAACGAAGATGGATGTGTTTCTTTTATCATCATAATTAATAGAAAAGGAGCTTGGGAAAGAAAGTGTATTTAACTGTTGGTTAACTGTTCATTGCATATTATAAACAACTCAGCTCTTCCCCCACAAAAGAAACCGCTGTGTTCTTTTAAACAGGCAGCACTAAAATTATAATGGCATTAGGTAGTGTATGTATATAGTACTTGGCCTTTACAATACCCTTGTTACTATTATCTGAGGATGAGGAAACCAGGTTTCGGTGAGGTTTAATGATTTGCACAATGGCTCCCAGTTAATAAATAGTAGAGGTAGGCATTTTTTtcatattagaatcacctgggatgaATTTAAAAATCACCATGCcctcaataaagaacaatgatgaatccgtgaaacatttcataacatggaggaatctggaaggcattatgctgagtgaaataagtcagttgcaaaaggacaaatattgtatatgagaccactattataaaaactcaagaaaaaggttaaacacagaagaaaatattctttgatggttacgagaagggggcaggagggaggaagaggggttttcactaattagatagtagataagaactattttaggtgaagggaaagacaacacacaatacaggagaggtcagcacaactggactaaaccaaaagctaagaagtttcctgaataaactgcttcgaaggccagcgtagcagagccaggggtttggagaccatggtttcaggggccatctaagtcaattggtataataaaatctattaagacaacattctgcatcccactttggagagtagcatctggggtcttaaacgctagcaagcggccatctaagatgcatcgattggtctcaacccacctggagcaaaggaggatgaagaacaccaaagacacaaggtaattatgagcccaagagacagaaaggaccacataaaccagagactacatcagcctgagaccagaagaatgagatggtgcctggctacaaccaaggactgccctgacagggaacacaacagagaacccctgagggagcagcagagcagtgggatgcagacctcaaattcttataaaaagacgagacttaatggtctgactgagactagaaggaccccagaggtcatggcccccagaccttctgttagctcaagacaggaaccattcccaaagccaactcttcagacagggattggactggactatgggatagaaaatgatactggtgaagaatgagcttcttggatcaagtagacacatgagactatgttggcatctcctgtctggaggggagatgagcaggcagagggggtcagaagctggccaaatggacacaaaatgagagactggagggaaggagtatgctgtctcattagcgggagagcaattaggagtatataggaaggtgtatataaatttttgtatgagagactgacttgatttgtaaactttcgcttaaagcacaataattttttttttaaagttgccaTGTCCAAGCCATACTCCAGAACAATTTCATCAGAATCACAGACATAGgatttatttatatgtatttttttttaattttatttagtttgttaCTGTTTTGACGCAGAGATAGGCTTTAAACCCATGTCTTATGACTCCCAGAgccttggcttttttctttctggGATATTTCTTATCCAGCAATTACATAAGAATTTTTCCTCCCTCTAAAATTTCTAAATGATATATAGTAGGTCTCTTGCAAGATTTAAATCAGTAAGGGAGCTTTCCCTAACTGGTTCATTCAACATTTACTGAATCCATACATCCTGTAAGGAGGCATTCCACTAGATTCCAAGGAGAGAGATAATTGAATAAGACCTTTCCCAGCTCTCGAGGAGTCTACAGTGTCATAGAGAAGCTAAGAGCACACAACTGATTATAGTACAGTAGCAAACAGGTCAAGTGGTACAGAAGAGGCACATACAAAAAGTGCTGTTGCTGggaggaaggcagaattactgctGGCTTATAGGATTAGAGATGGTGTTCTGGAAGAGGGGCTGGACTGCAAAGGGTAAATAAGATTCATATACGTACAGAAGAATATTTAAAACAGAGGAAATTGCTTGTTCTGAGACCTAGAGGTGGAAATGCTTGGAGTGTTGGGCCTATGCATTGTCCCATTTGCCTGGTGCAGTGTTGCCTCATCACTCTGCAAGTGCAGGTAGtgttcaaagacaaagttgaaagGACTCAGGAGGAAAAGTGTGATCTTTGGAAATGTTATTTTAACTacaggtttatttttgttttgttgtattgtTTTGTCTTTTAGACGATTGCTTGGAATCATTACCAAAAAGGATGTGTTGAAGCATATAGCACAGATGGCGAACCAAGATCCTGATTCCATTCTCTTCAACTAGAATTGCAGTGCTGTGTTGGATATAAAATAGGAAGGACATTGCAGACCCTGGATATATTTTATTAACTGGGTACCCAAAACACATTTCCCATATTTGAATGGTGAAGTTATGTTAGTGTGTTGTCTCTTTCCTACAAGTTAACCAGTTGCACTACATAATCTCTGCAACTTAATCTTCTCTTTATGAGAAAATAGTTAGGCTTCTGTGATAATTGTATTAGGAAGATTTCATGAAAGAGTAGAAGAAGATAGCTGTtgtttaattttatcttttaagatttttttaattaaaaaataattgttaGCCAATATGCAATCACTGAAAACTATGCAAGAAAAATTACAACCATCCTGCCTATAGCCTTCatgaaactcatgaaaaagtCAACTTTTTTGAGCTCTACCTGTCACTGGTGGAAGATGAAGTGCCAACTAAGGGGCTTTGCTTTTCCAACCACAGAAAGGAAAGCCAGAGGGAAAATAATAATGGTATTTTCTAGACTGTGAAGATTCAGTTCAAATGTTATCTTTTTCCTGTTACAATATTTAGCATTATtagttttttatgtatatatgttaattttaatttctgattATATGACAATGCTGCTTGGTTAATCTCCTCTGAATGAGTTCAGAGAGGTTGACTTTTATAGCTTGCTTATTCCTGGTACTCTTTTGAAGTGCACAAAGATAAGTTATAGAGCTTTCTGCTTGTCTGCAGAAAGGATAATTTTCAGATGGTGTTTGTTAGCTAGTAGACAAGGACTTTGCCATGAATTTGTTAGTAGCAAGGAATGATTTCTTTCCAGTTTCCTTGAAATGAATGATTAGTAAAGTTCTAAGCGAAGTAACTGACTAGGAATTTCACATTTTGGTGAGATCCAAGTAATCCTCTTACCCACATGCCACCTCCACGGATGATGGTGCTTTAGACTTCTGGAATATGAgattcacccttcggccaaagaacTGTAAAGGGAACTAAGTCTAGACTACATACTGGTAAACCAGGCAAGATCCAGAGCTACATCAGCATTCCTTCATAAAGACTACCAGTACTAAAATAACTGGACACTCATGCCTCCTCCCAACGTTAAGTATGTCCCTGTGAGCATGCGATAGGCTTGGAGTACTTTCAGATATACTGGCATCGGAACAGGATAGGCAGCTGTGACTCCCTTTTGAGGCTCCTTATAAttctaaataaaaatacagagcTATCTTAAGACCCACGGGTATGGACAAGGCCTGGTGACACCAAAGGTGCTTGCAGCCAATTGAAAAGATACCTGTGTCAATTCCCTACCACCTTTACTGCACTGTAGGGACACCTGGTGGGATTCAGAGCCACCACCATCATTCCTAGCACTGTTTTCATTTTCTATAGTTTTACCCACATACAATTATTCCCCTTCCATTCTTTTCCCCTTTCTACTCCTCAGTACTAAACCTTCTCTTTGGGATTGAGCATTGTGCCTGGCTAATCATTCATATTACAAAAAATAACTCTTGGGACTAATTAAATTTTAATCTAAAACTCAGCAACCTTATGACATATGGGCCAGAGGTGATACACAGCcattttctttgccatgtgtccCAGTTGCTGCTGCCGCCATTCCTCCATTTCCACACGCATGCTCATGACAGTGATACTTAACTGCCAGTGGTAAGAGTTCAGCCTTTCCTCATTTTTCAAGCCTGTTCTCGACACTTCCAGCCATCCTTCTAGCCCAGCATCAACAGTCAGCATTTCCCCCCACCCTGAACACCTCAGTATACCTCATTTTAAAAGTTGCTGATAGCTATACTAGGAATTTTATCCCTAGTTCTTAACTTCCCCAAGTCAGAAATTCTTTTATTGCACAGAACTTATGCCAAGGCTTATTTaaattttcatctgtaaaatatcaAGGCATCCATAAGAGTTTCTCTTTTTaagtacagtgaaatctgtgagagctggaactcgacggGACTACCTTGATTTtccgggtcttgcaagtttttcgCTTTTCACAGGGTGCAcagttaccacttttctgtcgctctctattagtggaaaatgtttgagttttccttcttcgACAGGTTTCTGTCTCACACAGGTTCTGGTTTTTGCAGATCTTACTGTATATCACTCTAACAAttggatgaaaaagaaaaaaaaaacttttacattTTATCACAATCATGGCTCAATAACTTTACATCTTTTGTTCCTTCCACTCCACTGACTTCCTCACATGAGATGAGACTATTTGCCTGACTACCCCTGTATATTGTGTAGAAATCAAAGTTCTTATCTGTATATTTCTGGTTCTCTACCTATCTCTCCTTATTATCCATCCTTCCCCCTAAAGTATGC is drawn from Loxodonta africana isolate mLoxAfr1 chromosome X, mLoxAfr1.hap2, whole genome shotgun sequence and contains these coding sequences:
- the CLCN5 gene encoding H(+)/Cl(-) exchange transporter 5 isoform X4, which encodes MMDFLEEPVPGVGTYDDFNTIDWVREKSRDRDRHREITNKSKESTWALIHSVSDAFSGWLLMLLIGLLSGSLAGLIDISAHWMTDLKEGICTGGFWFNREHCCWNSTHVTFEEKDKCPEWNSWSQLIISTDEGAFAYIVNYFMYVLWALLFAFLAVSLVKVFAPYACGSGIPEIKTILSGFIIRGYLGKWTLIIKTITLVLAVSSGLSLGKEGPLVHVACCCGNILCHCFNKYRKNEAKRREVLSAAAAAGVSVAFGAPIGGVLFSLEEVSYYFPLKTLWRSFFAALVAAFTLRSINPFGNSRLVLFYVEFHTPWHLFELVPFILLGIFGGLWGALFIRTNIAWCRKRKTTQLGKYPVIEVLTVTAITAILAFPNEYTRMSTSELISELFNDCGLLDSSKLCDYENRFNTSKGGELPDRPAGLGVYSALWQLALTLILKIVITVFTFGMKIPSGLFIPSMAVGAIAGRLLGVGMEQLAYYHHDWAIFNSWCSQGADCITPGLYAMVGAAACLGGVTRMTVSLVVIMFELTGGLEYIVPLMAAAMTSKWVADALGREGIYDAHIRLNGYPFLEAKEEFAHKTLAMDVMKPRRNDPLLTALTQDSMTVEDVETIINETTYSGFPVVVSRESQRLVGFVLRRDLIISIENARKKQDGIVSTSIIYFTEHSPPMPPYTPPTLKLRNILDLSPFTVTDLTPMEIVVDIFRKLGLRQCLVTHNGRLLGIITKKDVLKHIAQMANQDPDSILFN
- the CLCN5 gene encoding H(+)/Cl(-) exchange transporter 5 isoform X2, translated to MDNKGFRQGSFSSFQSSTSDEDLMDIPGTAMDFSMRDDVPPLDREIEENKSYNDAGIVSANRMMDFLEEPVPGVGTYDDFNTIDWVREKSRDRDRHREITNKSKESTWALIHSVSDAFSGWLLMLLIGLLSGSLAGLIDISAHWMTDLKEGICTGGFWFNREHCCWNSTHVTFEEKDKCPEWNSWSQLIISTDEGAFAYIVNYFMYVLWALLFAFLAVSLVKVFAPYACGSGIPEIKTILSGFIIRGYLGKWTLIIKTITLVLAVSSGLSLGKEGPLVHVACCCGNILCHCFNKYRKNEAKRREVLSAAAAAGVSVAFGAPIGGVLFSLEEVSYYFPLKTLWRSFFAALVAAFTLRSINPFGNSRLVLFYVEFHTPWHLFELVPFILLGIFGGLWGALFIRTNIAWCRKRKTTQLGKYPVIEVLTVTAITAILAFPNEYTRMSTSELISELFNDCGLLDSSKLCDYENRFNTSKGGELPDRPAGLGVYSALWQLALTLILKIVITVFTFGMKIPSGLFIPSMAVGAIAGRLLGVGMEQLAYYHHDWAIFNSWCSQGADCITPGLYAMVGAAACLGGVTRMTVSLVVIMFELTGGLEYIVPLMAAAMTSKWVADALGREGIYDAHIRLNGYPFLEAKEEFAHKTLAMDVMKPRRNDPLLTALTQDSMTVEDVETIINETTYSGFPVVVSRESQRLVGFVLRRDLIISIENARKKQDGIVSTSIIYFTEHSPPMPPYTPPTLKLRNILDLSPFTVTDLTPMEIVVDIFRKLGLRQCLVTHNGRLLGIITKKDVLKHIAQMANQDPDSILFN
- the CLCN5 gene encoding H(+)/Cl(-) exchange transporter 5 isoform X5 codes for the protein MGLNSQCSLAGLIDISAHWMTDLKEGICTGGFWFNREHCCWNSTHVTFEEKDKCPEWNSWSQLIISTDEGAFAYIVNYFMYVLWALLFAFLAVSLVKVFAPYACGSGIPEIKTILSGFIIRGYLGKWTLIIKTITLVLAVSSGLSLGKEGPLVHVACCCGNILCHCFNKYRKNEAKRREVLSAAAAAGVSVAFGAPIGGVLFSLEEVSYYFPLKTLWRSFFAALVAAFTLRSINPFGNSRLVLFYVEFHTPWHLFELVPFILLGIFGGLWGALFIRTNIAWCRKRKTTQLGKYPVIEVLTVTAITAILAFPNEYTRMSTSELISELFNDCGLLDSSKLCDYENRFNTSKGGELPDRPAGLGVYSALWQLALTLILKIVITVFTFGMKIPSGLFIPSMAVGAIAGRLLGVGMEQLAYYHHDWAIFNSWCSQGADCITPGLYAMVGAAACLGGVTRMTVSLVVIMFELTGGLEYIVPLMAAAMTSKWVADALGREGIYDAHIRLNGYPFLEAKEEFAHKTLAMDVMKPRRNDPLLTALTQDSMTVEDVETIINETTYSGFPVVVSRESQRLVGFVLRRDLIISIENARKKQDGIVSTSIIYFTEHSPPMPPYTPPTLKLRNILDLSPFTVTDLTPMEIVVDIFRKLGLRQCLVTHNGRLLGIITKKDVLKHIAQMANQDPDSILFN
- the CLCN5 gene encoding H(+)/Cl(-) exchange transporter 5 isoform X1, whose product is MAMWQGAMDNKGFRQGSFSSFQSSTSDEDLMDIPGTAMDFSMRDDVPPLDREIEENKSYNDAGIVSANRMMDFLEEPVPGVGTYDDFNTIDWVREKSRDRDRHREITNKSKESTWALIHSVSDAFSGWLLMLLIGLLSGSLAGLIDISAHWMTDLKEGICTGGFWFNREHCCWNSTHVTFEEKDKCPEWNSWSQLIISTDEGAFAYIVNYFMYVLWALLFAFLAVSLVKVFAPYACGSGIPEIKTILSGFIIRGYLGKWTLIIKTITLVLAVSSGLSLGKEGPLVHVACCCGNILCHCFNKYRKNEAKRREVLSAAAAAGVSVAFGAPIGGVLFSLEEVSYYFPLKTLWRSFFAALVAAFTLRSINPFGNSRLVLFYVEFHTPWHLFELVPFILLGIFGGLWGALFIRTNIAWCRKRKTTQLGKYPVIEVLTVTAITAILAFPNEYTRMSTSELISELFNDCGLLDSSKLCDYENRFNTSKGGELPDRPAGLGVYSALWQLALTLILKIVITVFTFGMKIPSGLFIPSMAVGAIAGRLLGVGMEQLAYYHHDWAIFNSWCSQGADCITPGLYAMVGAAACLGGVTRMTVSLVVIMFELTGGLEYIVPLMAAAMTSKWVADALGREGIYDAHIRLNGYPFLEAKEEFAHKTLAMDVMKPRRNDPLLTALTQDSMTVEDVETIINETTYSGFPVVVSRESQRLVGFVLRRDLIISIENARKKQDGIVSTSIIYFTEHSPPMPPYTPPTLKLRNILDLSPFTVTDLTPMEIVVDIFRKLGLRQCLVTHNGRLLGIITKKDVLKHIAQMANQDPDSILFN